The genomic stretch CCCTTGCCTTCGACGCGGTGGGCGATCGGCGCAACGCGCTGCACCTTGGCCAGGCGCAGGAAGCTGAAGACCTGGATCCAGGCCCAACCGAGGTCGAATTCCCACTTCTTGACCGACAGTTTGGCCGAGTTGGGGTAGGTGTGATGGTTGTTGTGCAGCTCTTCGCCGCCGATCAGGATGCCCCATGGCACCAGATTGGTCGCGGCATCGCGGCATTCGAAGTTGCGGTAGCCGATGGCATGGCCGAGACCATTGACCACGCCGGCGGCCCAGACCGGGATCCACATCATCTGGATCGCCCAGATGGTGATGCCGATGGTGCCGAACAGCAGCAGGTCGACGACCGCCATGATTGCAATGCCCAGCAACCGGTGGCGGCTGTAGAGGTTGCGCTCGATCCAGTCTTCCGGGCAGTTCTTGCCATAGATGCGCAGGGTCTCGGCGTTCTGCGCTTCCTCGCGGTACAGCTCGGCGCCTTTGCGCAGCACTGTCGACAGACCCTTGACGACCGGGCTGTGCGGGTCATCGACGGTTTCGCATTTGGCGTGGTGTTTGCGGTGGATGGCCGTCCACTCGCGGGTGTTCTGCGCCGTGGTCAGCCACAGCCAGAAACGGAAGAAATGCTTCAGCCCGGCATTCAGCTCCAGGGAGCGATGGGCCGAGTAGCGGTGCAAGTAGACCGTGACGGCAACGATCGTCACATGGGTCATCAGCAGGGTGACGGCGACCAGTGACCAGGCCGACAAGCCAAGAAAACCTTCGTACCACATAGGCTATAGGGCCCTCGATAAAGAAAAAACAGCCGTTGCATTATCACCAAGCACACAGATAAAACCAGTCGCCCTTTCAGATAAGAGATGGCTGGATGTTTCTTGACCTATAATCCCGACATTTTTGTAGGGACATGGACGGCCGAATGTCTGCCTCATACCGCGATGCCTTGCGTGCAGCGCTGCTTTACCTGGTCCTTGCCGTTGTCTGGCTGCAAGGCATTGGCTATTTATTGAACAGTTTCTTCGATAGCTCTGATGAGTTGCTGCGTTGGCAACTGATCAACGGCTATGCCTTTGTGGTGTTCAGCGCCGGTTTGATCTTTCTTGCCCGGGCGCGCCTGTTCGAATGCCTGGGCATTGGTGCCCGGTTGCGCGAGCGCCAGGCCGATCGCGAACGCCTGCGTCAGGCGGCTGCGGTGTTCGACTGCACCCGCGAAGGCGTGCTGGTCACGGACCGGCAGGGGCTGATCGTGCACGTCAATCGCGCCTTCATGGAAATCACCGGTTATCAGCGTGAAGAAGTCATTGGCCAGCAGCCCAGCCTGTTCAAGTCCGGGCACCATCCTCCAGGGTTCTATCAGGCGATGTTCGCCACGTTGCAGGCGCAGGATGAATGGAGCGGCGAAATCTGGAACCGTCGTAAAAGCGGCGAGATTTATCCGCAATGGCAGACGATCCGCGTCATTCGGGACGAAGACGGTCGGCTCAGCCACTACGTCGCGGTGTTTTCCGATATCAGCGCGATCAAGGATTCCGAGCATGAACTCAAGCACCTGGCCCACCACGATCCGCTGACCGATCTGCCCAACCGCCTGCTGTTCAGCGACCGCGCCGAACAGGCGCTGGCGTCGGCGCAGACCCACAAGCGCGGCTGTGCGCTGCTGATGGTCGATCTGGACCACTTCAAATTGATCAACGACAGCCTCGGCCACAACATCGGTGACCGCTTGCTCAAGGCGGTTGCCGCGCGTTTGCAGGCGCTGTTCGGGTCCGGTATCACCCTGGCGCGGCTGGGTGGCGATGAATTTGCGGTGCTGGCGGAAAGTTGTCCACAGCCTGCGCAGGCCGCGGCGCTGGCCCAACGGATTCTCGATGCGCTCAAGGAGCCGTTCTGCCTCGACGGTCATGAACTGTTCATCAACGCCAGCCTCGGCATCAGCCTGTTCCCCAGCGATGCGTTGAGCGCCGAACAGTTGTTGCGCAACGCCGATGCGGCGCTGTTCAAGGCCAAGAGCAGCGGCCGCAACGGCTACGCGCTGTACACCGAAGAACTCACTGCCCATGCCCAGCAACGGGTGGAAATTGCCTTCGAACTGCGCCGTGCGCTGGAGCAGCAGGAGTTGCGGGTCTACTACCAACCGGTGCACGACCTGAAAACCAGCCGCCTGATCGGCGTCGAGGCGCTGGTGCGCTGGGAGCATCCGCAGCGGGGGCTGGTGTCGCCGGCGGAGTTCATCCCGATTGCCGAGCGCACCGGGATGATCTCGGAAATCGACGCCTGGGTCATGCAGCAAGCCTGCCGGCAGATGTGCCAATGGCAGCAGGCCGGGGTCGTGCTGTCGTTTGTCGCGGTGAACGTGTCTTCACGGCTGTTCGCCCGTCGCGAGTTGTATCAACAGGTGGCGCAGGTGCTGCACGACACCGGGCTGGACCCGGCCTATCTGGAACTGGAAGTCACCGAAAGCGCGGTGATGGACGATCCGGAAGTCGCACTGGAACAGATGCATCGTCTGCGCGAACTGGGCATTCGCCTGGCCATCGATGACTTTGGCACCGGTTATTCGTCGCTGCTGCGGCTCAAGCGCCTGCCGGTGCAGAAGCTCAAGATCGATCAGGGTTTCGTCGCCGGCCTGCCGTGGGACGAGGACGACGCAGCGATCGTCCGGGTGATCATCGCCCTGGCCCGCAGCATGGGCATGCAGGTGCATGCCGAGGGCATCG from Pseudomonas allokribbensis encodes the following:
- the dibA gene encoding phosphodiesterase DibA, giving the protein MSASYRDALRAALLYLVLAVVWLQGIGYLLNSFFDSSDELLRWQLINGYAFVVFSAGLIFLARARLFECLGIGARLRERQADRERLRQAAAVFDCTREGVLVTDRQGLIVHVNRAFMEITGYQREEVIGQQPSLFKSGHHPPGFYQAMFATLQAQDEWSGEIWNRRKSGEIYPQWQTIRVIRDEDGRLSHYVAVFSDISAIKDSEHELKHLAHHDPLTDLPNRLLFSDRAEQALASAQTHKRGCALLMVDLDHFKLINDSLGHNIGDRLLKAVAARLQALFGSGITLARLGGDEFAVLAESCPQPAQAAALAQRILDALKEPFCLDGHELFINASLGISLFPSDALSAEQLLRNADAALFKAKSSGRNGYALYTEELTAHAQQRVEIAFELRRALEQQELRVYYQPVHDLKTSRLIGVEALVRWEHPQRGLVSPAEFIPIAERTGMISEIDAWVMQQACRQMCQWQQAGVVLSFVAVNVSSRLFARRELYQQVAQVLHDTGLDPAYLELEVTESAVMDDPEVALEQMHRLRELGIRLAIDDFGTGYSSLLRLKRLPVQKLKIDQGFVAGLPWDEDDAAIVRVIIALARSMGMQVHAEGIEQAEQAAFLLEQACDLGQGYWFGRPVPEAQIDWTRAPAIG
- the desA gene encoding delta-9 fatty acid desaturase DesA, translating into MWYEGFLGLSAWSLVAVTLLMTHVTIVAVTVYLHRYSAHRSLELNAGLKHFFRFWLWLTTAQNTREWTAIHRKHHAKCETVDDPHSPVVKGLSTVLRKGAELYREEAQNAETLRIYGKNCPEDWIERNLYSRHRLLGIAIMAVVDLLLFGTIGITIWAIQMMWIPVWAAGVVNGLGHAIGYRNFECRDAATNLVPWGILIGGEELHNNHHTYPNSAKLSVKKWEFDLGWAWIQVFSFLRLAKVQRVAPIAHRVEGKGSLDMDTAMAILNNRFQIMAQYRKLVIGPLVKQELDKVDHSVRHQFHRAKRLLSRETSLLEDRHHARIQNMLEHSQALKVIYEKRLALQQIWVKTSANGHDMLAAIKEWVHEAEASGIQSLREFADQLKTYSLRPAAV